Part of the Lotus japonicus ecotype B-129 chromosome 6, LjGifu_v1.2 genome, TTCAAAAATGGAAGCTTCTGGGATCCAGTTCTGGAGGTTGAGCATATGGCCCATGACGTTCCATGGACCTCCTTCAAAAATCTTTTTGGCAGCATCACGAGACTTAAAGTTAAACATGATGACATTCGTCCCCAGATCCGACGCCTTCACCTCATTCTCCATTCCCCAAGCTTTAGCTAGGATCTCTTTGACTGTATTCTTGTTGAGTGGTTTATCCGTCAGAACCTTGCCTACAAGTGTTCTCTCCGCCGTGTGAAGTCCTTCAATGGGGTTAAAATCCAGTTGGAGGGTAGCACCTTCCAACTCGTTGGATAGGGTTTGGTGCTCCATAGTAAGGGTAGCGTGAGGGTAGTTGAGAGAAAGGACGTTCCTCTTGCAAGGAAACAACAAACACAAGTAATGTGTGCTAGAGAGTAGAAAATAAAATCGAGGAGCTAAGAGGGCAGGAACAAGGGTGGAAAAGGAACCAAAGTGTTCAATCAGCTAGCAAGGTAGCAAGGTACTCCCATGGAATGGAGAGAGAAGCCCCGAGAGAACAGGCAAAAAAAGAATGAGATAAAGTTATACGAAACCAGTTGAAGCTTCCTTAGATAAACCGCTGTTTTGTGTATTTAAAAGGGTGGAAACTCCATTTATGGGCCCAATTTTGAGACACATCATCAAGGAAAATCTCCAAGTTTATGTGTACGTTTTTTttagcatttttttttcttaaggaGAGGACAATAATCAAAAGGTAGATGGGCCAATTTCAAAGAAACTAGCCCAATTACCATTATTTTCTGTACAAGACTAATTAACCCATTTGACTATCAGCAATAAAAAAGGATTCTTGCACTTTCATTTTGTATTCTATTCAGTATTCACCTTGAtaaagaatgaaattaaattcaaattaaGACTAAAAAACTGTCGGATAAAATTAGGGTATGATATGGGGCGACCATGCTAAATAGTAGCAGGGCTAGACAAACCTAAACTATTTGTAATGAATAAGAAAAGGAAATCTGAAGAACTACACATAATAGAAAGATATGTGCAAAAGGTTTCACTGTTCAAAGGGATGAAAACCAACATTTTCACATTGTGTGCAAAAGGAAGAATAAATCAGACAGTTTAGGGATGTgaaacttttctttttttaaaaaaaaaaaaagtttcaaacTTGAAATTAAGGTATCATTTATCAAAATAGCAAGGTTAATACTATAAGCTGCTAGAGATGAAAACCATCATTTTCACAGTCCTAGACATGAAAACCATCACTTTAACAGTAAATAAGCTCCTAGATAGGAATGGCAACGGAGCGGGAAAAAAAATTGTCTGCGGGTAAAAACATACAGTGTGAAGATAACTAATAAACTCCTCATTTGTTCACATTAGACGACACGATCATGTACACTTCTACCCAAGTAAGAGTGCTTTTTCTCCATTAGTGCAACAACCAATGCTCTCACTACCTTCTCATGATCCTTCAGCAATTCTATTACTTCCTCCTTACAAGCAACCTCCAAAAAAACTTCACTTGATCTTCAACAGTACTCATCATTTTCTCACTCGCATTTGGCTCAACAGATATATCATTCATTAGGGAAATAGGCCTCAAATGGTCATTCCAAACTCCCTAACAAACCTACAAGCCTCATCAATAGCAGAATTTAAGTCATCCAAAGCACCATATCCAACTTCTCCATAGAATATATTTTCTGCAACGTAACCACCTAGCGTGATACGAATGTCCCATAGAATGTACTTTTCAAACTTCAGCACTTCAATATTATCAACAAACCAAGTCCCCCCAGCTGACAAAGCTTCTGGATCTGGTACTATCGTCAATCGTTCGACACGTAGACTTGCTCCAAGAATTAGGCATGCAGTGATTGTATGGCCAGCTTCATGAGTGGCCACGACTTCAAGATAGTTGTTCAGGATCACTCGGTCATTGGCGGTAAGATGACGACCTATTTAACCTCAGAACAAACACTTCTAATCAAAACAAATCCTagcatataaaataagaatCCCCCTGGTTTTAAAAACATAAGAGTCAACATGGTACTGTTGTAATAGAGCcataaaagagagagagaatgaaaaatgaTCATACCTGCATAAAAATTGGGGAAAACATGGTACTGTGGTGATGTGGGCCGACCATGCTGAACAGTAGTATGGCTAGACAAACCTAAATGAATAAGAAACGAAAACTGAAGAGCTATACATGATAGAAAGATATGTGCGAAAAGTTTCACTAAGTTCAAAGAGATGAaaactaacatttttttttaggaaaatgttagtggttagttgttagtaaattagaaaATCCCTTTAAATTTCCCTTTCAGGATTTGAACTCTGGACCTTTCCCTCCCCAATCTTTATGTCCCCTAGCtgttaccacttgagctaaccatCGGGGACAGATGAAAACTAACATTTTCacaaggcttaattccactttgggcccctgatctttcaaaaatgagcgatcgaggccccccgtgtttaaacgtagcggtcaggcaccccaacgtgCGTTCCAAGCCCTTCTGTAAAGTGTCGTttgtttgaccaaacggagccaGTGACGTCACTTAACAAAAGGGCTTGgaacgcacgtttttgaaacgttggggtgcctgaccgctacgtttaaagatcaggggcccaaagtggctCCGTTTGGTCATCGCTCATTTTGGTCAGGTCACCGGGGGGAGGGGGGCGATCGCTCATTTTttaaagatcaggggcccaaagtggaattaagaatgaaaaaaaaaacgccACGTCACtggctccgtttggtcaaacaaACGGTACTTAACAGAAGGGCTTGGAACGCACGTTTTTTAAACATTtgggtgcctgaccgctacgtttaaacacggggggccccgatcgcttatttttgaaagatcaggggctCAAAATGAAATTAAGCCTTTTCACAATGTGTGCAAAAGGGAGAATAAAGCAGACAGTTTAGGGGAGTGAAACTCGAAATCAGGGTATCATATATTAAAATAGCAGGGTTAATACTATAAGTTCCTAGGCATGAAAACCATCATTTTCGCAGTCCTAGGCATGAAAGCCATCATTTTCACAATAAATAAGCTCCTAGATATAGAGATGACAATGAGgtagaaaaaaaatatgtgcCCCCAAGTAAAAAATCGTCATGAGCATAAAAATCCGTGGgtttaaaaaatgaatatttttaatactcGTCTTCAAATGGGACCGGGTGGATATCTGCATCTCGTCCCCGCAGGTACCCATTATAGCCACAGCCACCTTCATTTCTTGAATTTTTCAAGccttttttaaaattcattgGAGATCTAAGGGATGCATGACATTTGCATTATAGCTCACTCTAAAATTGTATTtcctttgtttgatttttctgtTTCCAGTTGGTTACCTAGTTCTTTGATTATAAGTGAATTAATTGGAAGACAATTGAATTATCCTCTACACGGCTACGTTATTCATTTCAGTTTGTCAATTTAACTAAGATCCCATATTTTGGAATATGCCGATTGGGGATTCGTAAAGATTGcactaaaattattattatcacATGTATCAACCTTTGCAGTATGATTCGaatcatgataaaaaaaatgttaataaaACAACAATGAGTTGCAGCACCAGTGTTAATGTTTCTAttccaatttaaaaaaataaatttacagtcatacaaaaaaataaaaaacagataCGGATATCCAAAGGTACCTGCGGGTATCCAAACCTCTCTTTAATATCCGTTAAACGGAATCCCATTTGGCACATGAAGGATACGAATATACTACTTACGGTTAGTGTTGCGGGTGCGGGTATCCGCCTTGTTGTCATCCCTAAATTAAGTTATGATAAAATTGTAAACCCATGTTTTTGGTTGCCGACGAGGTCAAGACCAAGAATGATTGGACCTCTTTAAACGGGCCGAAAGCAAAGCCCATTGATGCATTAATACGACAACTAACAAAAATATCCAGTGGATGGTTTCGGTTTCCAATTATTGTTTCGTTAATTTGTCCATAATCTAATTGCAAATTTGGGATTGAAAGCGGGTTAAAATCGTATTTTTTATTGCCACTGCTTTGGGTCGGAGTATCCTCAAATACCTACAAGctagtttttgaggtaaagttGGATATAATTCGAATTTTAAGCTAAGATAGTATAATAGAGTCCCACACGGAAAGGTGATTGAGGATGTCGAGAAGTTTTACATTAACTACATATATAGTTAATTAAGTCCTTACAAATAGCAGAACAATTATCATCTCTAAATTAATTGTTGAAGTAGAGTTAAGTCTAAACTGGTTTTTAAGATGAAGAGCTATACCTATGTGTATGTAACACATGAGATGAAAATATGAACAAATATAACAGCCGTGTCAAATAAATTTTACgagttttttaaaattattattgattagggaaaaaattagagaaagaatcaaagaaTGTTACATATATActacctccgttcctatttaactgtcaaggaagagaagaaacacacatattaagaagtgcaattaatttcattaatttttatgAAAGTATTCTTTGTTTTCATATTTCACCATTTAAAATGTATTCTTatatttcctcatttattgtttctgtaagggtatttcttggaaaaacatcatttaatgctttcTTGAAATTGTAAGTGtacagatatataggaacaaatttctttttctacaaaatggacagttaataaggaataGAGGTAATATTATACAAGATTTAATTTTCAAGTCATGCATGCAGATAGTAAAAATCTCACTAAATgggcctgtttggtttgaggaaacattttctgttttcatttcccATTTccattttttgaaaatgattttcatttccaatttttcaacatttagaaaacgTGTTTGGTTTAATTTggtattttccattttttgaaaatgaaaataatgaaaatgtGTTTGATTGAACTGTTTTCAATTTATGAAATaattttgagtaaaatacactcaccaaGGTTTgacataattaataatatattttatatctaattcttttattttcaaatataaaaaatggTATATGTTTGTTATATAACTATTAtaacaaaaatatttattattcaaGCGTTGAATCCGGCTGTCACAACAAGTTGCAAGTAAGagaaatatattataaatattataagtaTCATTggtcttaaaaataaaaattatacaaTTCTACCTAAAATCTATTGAAATTTTCCCACATTTGATCTGCAATAGTTTCCCGAACATGAGCCATTTCAGCGGCTTGATTAGCATCAACATTGACTCCTTGTTGGTCTACCTGTAAACCTTGTGCATCCATAATTAAGTCTTCTTGAGCATATTGGTCAAAAAGATTATCTCTAGCGTATTGCATTCTAATAAAATTGTGTACTGTGCAACAAGCAATAGGGATTAGTCTTTGTCTTCGAACGGGATAATTTGGCATTAACTTCAAAATTGGAAACCTTGCTTTCAATACTCCAAAGCATCTTTCGATAATATTTCTCAATGAAGAATGTCGATAGTTGAATAATTCTTGTTTTCGTTGTGGTCTTACCCCATCACGAAAATCTCGCATGTGATACCTTTGCCTCCGAAATGGGGCAAGATAGCCAGACACATTTGGAAATCCAGAGTCAACAAGATAAAATTGATCTGTAAAAAATAGAACATCTATTGAATAACAAAAATATGTTGGTAAAATTCAttattaaaactaaaaattacCTCCTTCTGGCTTTGGAAAATTGTTTTCAGGAGTCAAAGCATCTAAAAACACTCTTGCGTCATTTGTTGTTCCTTCCCAACCAGAATAAACAAATGTGAATAGCATGTCAAAATCACATACTGCCAGAACATTTTGTGTTATCAAGACCTTTCTTCCACGAAATGCAGTTTGTTTAGTAGCAGGAGCCCAAGCAGATACATGTGTGCCATCAATAGCACCAATGCAGTTCTACATTTAAAACATAAATAGTAGGTTAGTAGgagtatttaaaatattataagtacGTGATAGAAATTTACCTTAAAATAAGGGAAATATTTTGGGTTGCCCATAATATATGGATGTGTAGTTGTCTGATTTCTTGGTCGAATAATGGTTGTGCCCAACTTGCAGACTGCCCTTAGAACAATTCTAAACCATTTGCTTATTGTATGCAATGAGTGTTGAAAGCGGTCGACAACGAGTCGATGACGCAAGTTATGACACACTATGATCAAGAACATTGCAACTGCTTCTTGCAGGCTCACCTTTTTTCCATCTCTCAAGTTTCCAACATCTCTCAAAGTTTCGCAAAAATTTAGAAACACGGTCTTCTTCATTCTAAAATTATCATAGCATGTAGTTTCATTACCAAGCAAAAATTCTAGAGTATACATCCTTCCAGTCAACTTGGAATTTCTGCATGGTGTTTTACTAATAAAACTCTGCTGGTATTCCATGACCAATGAAGCAATAATAATATCTCCAAAGTCATCCAAATAAGAGTCAGTGCTACTTTCACTTGAACAATCCATAGATTTATCTATAGACATTTTAACCTGctcaattaaataataatattaattattatcaataatatgaaaacattcatataCTAAAAAATAATGTCAACCCATTAAACGCATATCATAGCAATTCAATACTAACaaggaaacaaaacaagaaAATCCGATCTTCAATCTCATaaacaaaataacataaaattagaATCAATTAAATGATACTACTCAAGAGATGCTAGCCAATCCATTTTCCTAATTGAAGACATTGCTATAAACATTTTTCTCAAATCCTTATTTGTAAACTTCTCCACGGCAATGCTGAAAACTTTTGGGGAAATACCATCCATGGAATCTAATAATTTAATGCATCCATTGCGTTAGACCATTTGGTCACTGCTGATTCTAACACATCCAGCCTTGAATTTTTTGCTTCCTTACGACGACCTTCACTAGAAGTCCCAGTGACTTTTCTCCTTTTACTAACTTCTTGCAGATCCTCTCCATCAACATCAATAACTTTAGAATCAATATGAACACCTGTTGAGAGAAAGTCTtcctctatttctctctcttcATCGGAGTTTGGTGGCTCTTGAGTAGAAGCTTGACTTAACTTTCCAGTTGCTGTACTAGAATTAAATATCTCACCAAGGATATAATAGTCATGCTCAAATCCATGTTTCTTAAACTGCTTGtagaattttcctttctgaaaaaaaaagaacaatgaTTATATTTCCCAACATGTGTACTCTTGTCCAAATACATAAGAAAAGCAGTAGTAGTTGAGATTATAATTACATGCTCACTTGTTAAAAGAAATAACTACTAAAACAAGTCCATATACATATATTAACTATATACTACTAAATCCAATGATAAGTTTTTACTAAAATTGTACATATACTTGCAGTATATACCACAACTACAAGTccatatcatttttattttataattaacaaaatttCATTCGGTTCAAGATAATTGTGTAGCCTACTAgcctatgcatatatatatatatatatatatatatatatatatatatatattacaataCAAGAGCaaattctttttccttttttaagaAATTCATCTCTAATTTGTCTTCACAATAAAGCCATTGATAATTGAAGAAGATAATTTAACAATGATAATGATATTCTATAAGTTAAACTTACCTTGTACATCTCTTCCCATACTTCTTCAGGAGAATTCACTTTGTTAGCCTCAGGATCCCATGTAACTCCTGTGCGAGATATCAAAGTTGAAAATTCACGATGTTGAAGGCGTAGCCGATTAAACTTTCCCTTCAGCCTTTCTACACCATCAGGTAGGGGTGCTCCACTTGTCTTTTGCAACTCAATGTTTATTTCTTCCCATATTGTTTTCTTAAATGTAGACCCTTGCAGCTGCCCTTTTTTCACTCGATCATAAATAATATCAATGAATATCTTTGTGTTTTGGGTTGTCCATTCCATGCTCTCCCCCTTCTCAGTTTTTCCTCCCATCTTATGCAAATAATCTCATATTAAGCAAGTAAACTAATAAAGGGCACAAGAGACTCTTACAAGGCAAGTAAAAAAAACAGACCCTGCAGAGCACAATTAAAAGAAGCACAAGAGACAATATATATGGATGCCATAACATTCAGATTATTGGTACAGCAACTGGAAAAAGTTAATAACCAAATGCAGCCACTAGCTTCAATCcccaacaaaacaaaagaaaaggtaATACATCACACCCCTACTAGTCCCAAAACCAAAAGCCCCACCAAATTTACCATGGTGGAGGCATTCccaaaaactgaaaaagaaCCAGCACCTATTATTGGAAAGCCAACTACAAGCAACCAAGATGCAAGCATTCCTACATCAAAGTTGTTCCTACTACAagtaaaccttttttttttttggtaagccaaaGTTTAATTAATGGAAATACTATGAGTATTTTAAGCCATGTACAAAGcaaaaacaagaaagaaggaAGAATATTAAAGCTACTTCTATCTAGTACTGGTACTGTACAAAGGAAACATAACACCATACCAAAAACAATTCAAATCCCCTACTAATTTAAAAATAGCAGCCACGGGCCCTTACAGAAACAGGAAAAATATGCAACCAGCCAAGTCTCCACATAAAGCCACTAGGTTCTATGGCAAACCCAAGGTTTCAATTGCCTCAGCATCACGTGTTTTTGCATAGCACATATGACATGTATTACTATGAAAAAATATATGTCCAGTTGGTTAATCTGTGGATTCTGTGTTGTATGTTAATTGTTGAAGACACCCTAATATCAGCAGTCAAAGTGGAGCAATTTGCCTGGACATCTTAAAAGACCAGTGGAGCCCAGCATAAAACGCAAACCAGCCAAGGAATAGAGTTGAGAATCAACCAAAAAACATGGGTTTTACAGATTTTGAAGGCAGTATAGAGGGTTTAAACATGGATTGAAACACCAAACCGAAAAAACTAGCTCCAAAATCAACCAAAACCCATCAAGTGAAGCACCCAAAATAGAGTAACCAAGAAATAAGGTTCATATCAGATGGCACCCAAAAAAGACATAAAATAGGGTTCACAGTGCAACATGGTGAGAACCCAGTTTCACgtttcaaaaattcaaaaaagagAAGAcaaaagagaaggagaagaacctTGGTTGTGGGATGAAGGAGGTAGCAGAGAAGAACTTGCAGAGGTTAGGGCCGGCACACACTTTCTTCCTTCAGaacgaaaagaaaagaaagaaaccaaTTTCATTATAATTACAACCCTGCCACCGCGTGTTTTCATCATTTCGTTTCCGTTTTCATTGAAAATGTGAAAacgacttttttttattttcaaaagttgACCCATTTTCGGAAATATTTTctctgaaaatattttcaaatttttaatcaAACACGTTTTCACAactattttctgttttctttgaaaatgaaaacagaaaatggtCAAACCAAACAGGTTAAGATGGCTAATCCTCAGTGTGTGAACCAAATATTATTATTGATATGTGAATGTTCATAACCGCAATATGACAGATATGGTTAGAGAAACTATGTTGTATATTAAATTTGTTCCAATAAATAATGTGTTGATGTGATTCCTGATCTCTATATATCAAATTAAACAGGAATATGTTAAACGGCAAATTACACAAACTGACAGTTGTCATTATCAAAGAGAGAGGAGCACCatagaattttttttcagaGGATAATTATATGTTCACCTTCGATATTTAAGACAAAAttcaaaaactattttaaaaaataataatatgagAGTCGTTCTAGAAGTCCTGGCACATGGCTAGACAACTATGTACGTGTAGGACACTGCTTATAGAAATTAAATATCAAGTTTCATTGTATTGTAGGGTCCTACTTTCCACAGCTCACATCAAGCTATGACAATTGACAAGTACTGTGTACTGACAATGAATTAAAAGattaaaaacaaagtaaaatcaGAGTAGTGACAAGAGCTTCTAGAAGGAAACCACTCTAGCTCCACTTGTCGGTTTTGGAATCTTATCTGAAATCACAAATTTTGTActattataaaaaaatcattttcatgTATTGTTCTTCctgaaaaaaaatgtaaagaaTATCTCATGGTAGGATGTGGGGGTATGAATGAGATGGAGAGCATAGCTAAGCAGCACAAGTCTACAAAGAGGAGGTACATACATATGAcaattttactcatttttcatgcatttttgtcTCATATCATGCATTCCTATATTTCAAGgttgttttaggagttttataaaatttattaggtattttcatgtgttttttatgttttggtATAGCATATTTCACTTAGTGATTTTGTTGCTTTGTGCGTGGGCATGTTCTCCGCACACAGACATTTTCTTGATGATCCAATCAATCAGATCGAAGATTTATGTGTCTTGAATAACATATCAAAATTTCACCCTGTCTGACGAAATCCCAGAGCTCTTTTACTACGAGAGCCCGGTTATGTCAAGTCCGGTGAATGCAAACGCATCGGATTGGGTGTGATCGCACTCGAAGGTCCATAAATCTCTTAATTGCTTTTTGTTGCAAGTGGTGCAAAGGCACCGAATCTGGGTGCGATCTTACTAGTGTCTGTGAAGTTTTACGATATTTAAACATTTTTAGTGATTTTTTAAGTCTCTTGAACTTTTCAAAACCTAATTGAACACTTTATGGAAGCACTCTAGAGCTGTAAGAGACTTGCTTGGTGGAGAGGAATATTGGGCTCTTGGAATCCGGTTATAGGGCACCATGGAGAAGCTATGTATCTCCTTCGGAAGGTCATGGTTCCAATTCACCTTGGGTTCTATCTTCCCTCTCTTCCTCTTTTATGTATTTTGACTCAATTTTGATATTTGAGAGATGATGTGACTTGATTCTATACTTGTACAATACATCTTTATGCAAACATACTTATGGATTTTCATTGTTTGGAGTTGCTCTCTATGTCTATTGCTTCATTTGGTCAATTTGTGTTTTAGGGTTCCACAATCGTTCTTCCTCTTCAGACAGCATGTCTACACTTTTTGCTCTTTTTTCACTGTTTTTCTGTTGTATTTATCTTTTATTTCCTCTTTTCACTTGCATATTGCAAATACTCTATAAAACACATGAATTATGTATAGATAATGCAATAAAAAGGTGCAAGCCCACAtgaaaaacatagaaataatCGTGCATCTTA contains:
- the LOC130723928 gene encoding uncharacterized protein LOC130723928; the encoded protein is MGNPKYFPYFKNCIGAIDGTHVSAWAPATKQTAFRGRKVLITQNVLAVCDFDMLFTFVYSGWEGTTNDARVFLDALTPENNFPKPEGDQFYLVDSGFPNVSGYLAPFRRQRYHMRDFRDGVRPQRKQELFNYRHSSLRNIIERCFGVLKARFPILKLMPNYPVRRQRLIPIACCTVHNFIRMQYARDNLFDQYAQEDLIMDAQGLQVDQQGVNVDANQAAEMAHVRETIADQMWENFNRF
- the LOC130723952 gene encoding uncharacterized protein At2g29880-like → MGGKTEKGESMEWTTQNTKIFIDIIYDRVKKGQLQGSTFKKTIWEEINIELQKTSGAPLPDGVERLKGKFNRLRLQHREFSTLISRTGVTWDPEANKVNSPEEVWEEMYKKGKFYKQFKKHGFEHDYYILGEIFNSSTATGKLSQASTQEPPNSDEEREIEEDFLSTGVHIDSKVIDVDGEDLQEVSKRRKVTGTSSEGRRKEAKNSRLDVLESAVTKWSNAMDALNY